A region from the Bacillus sp. Marseille-P3661 genome encodes:
- a CDS encoding amidase: MNDIFFEDISSLSQLINTKKISPVELVTAMLERISKVDPALNSFIKVLSDSALEDAKQLEAEVVQGKSRGPLHGVPIAVKDILATAGIETTSGSKLFENWKPDGDATAIRKLKEAGAIIIGKANLHEFAMGATTENPHYGVCRNPWDVSRIPGGSSGGSAVAVAAGMSFGALGTDTAGSIRLPAALCGIVGIKPTYGRVSRHGCLPFSWSLDHIGPMTRTVKDSAIMLDAIAGYDRLDYTTSKRPNDVLFSEIANLKGVKLAVVKEHFFEDVDPEVCAIVQKAIADLKALGADVLELELDGLGDVLQSLRVIAQSEVVAFHEPLLKKYKHLYGEDLQFRFNFGKSISATDYINAQRTRNVFIQHLTEKMAAYGVDAIVAPTNVKPPISIGSVPPEEAINNMFTMGRTPFANIVGFPALTVPCGFVSAKLPVGLQLIGTPFAERKLFEIGHAYETSQNWIQELVSNKVYLEKLA, encoded by the coding sequence ATGAATGACATTTTTTTTGAAGATATATCATCATTATCACAGTTAATAAACACCAAAAAAATTTCTCCGGTTGAGCTCGTAACAGCCATGTTGGAGCGGATTTCTAAGGTAGACCCTGCTTTAAATTCGTTTATAAAGGTTTTATCAGATAGTGCCTTAGAGGACGCGAAACAACTCGAGGCAGAAGTGGTCCAAGGTAAGAGTAGGGGGCCACTTCACGGCGTTCCAATTGCGGTAAAGGATATTCTTGCAACAGCAGGGATTGAGACTACATCAGGCTCGAAACTTTTTGAAAATTGGAAACCAGATGGAGATGCGACCGCCATTAGAAAGCTGAAAGAGGCGGGTGCGATTATTATTGGTAAAGCCAATTTACATGAGTTCGCCATGGGTGCTACAACTGAAAATCCTCATTATGGCGTATGTCGTAACCCTTGGGATGTATCGAGAATCCCGGGTGGGTCTAGTGGCGGTTCTGCTGTTGCCGTTGCAGCTGGGATGAGTTTTGGAGCACTTGGCACAGATACGGCAGGTTCCATTCGCTTGCCGGCTGCTTTATGCGGCATCGTCGGGATTAAGCCTACATATGGAAGAGTCAGTCGCCATGGCTGCTTGCCCTTTAGCTGGTCATTAGATCATATTGGGCCGATGACGAGAACAGTTAAAGATTCAGCCATAATGTTGGATGCTATTGCAGGCTATGATCGTCTAGATTATACAACTTCGAAACGTCCTAATGATGTTCTTTTTAGTGAAATAGCCAATCTTAAAGGTGTCAAATTAGCTGTTGTGAAAGAGCACTTTTTTGAGGATGTGGACCCAGAGGTTTGTGCCATTGTCCAAAAAGCTATTGCGGACCTGAAAGCGTTAGGTGCAGATGTGCTGGAACTTGAACTGGATGGGCTTGGTGACGTCTTACAATCTCTAAGAGTGATTGCCCAATCAGAGGTGGTTGCTTTTCATGAACCATTGCTAAAAAAATATAAACATCTATACGGAGAAGATCTTCAATTTCGTTTTAACTTCGGTAAAAGCATATCGGCCACAGACTATATTAACGCGCAAAGAACTCGAAATGTTTTCATACAGCATTTGACCGAAAAAATGGCGGCATATGGTGTAGATGCGATTGTGGCGCCAACGAATGTGAAACCACCGATTAGTATTGGATCGGTACCTCCTGAGGAAGCAATAAATAATATGTTTACAATGGGCCGAACACCGTTTGCTAATATTGTTGGTTTCCCTGCGTTAACAGTACCATGTGGATTTGTATCGGCTAAATTGCCAGTAGGTTTACAGCTCATTGGCACGCCTTTTGCAGAACGAAAGTTGTTTGAAATAGGCCATGCATATGAAACATCACAAAATTGGATTCAGGAATTAGTTAGCAATAAAGTTTACCTAGAAAAACTAGCTTAA
- a CDS encoding NAD/NADP-dependent octopine/nopaline dehydrogenase family protein, translating into MEVTVIGGGNGCFAAAADLAEKGHHVRWWRRTAEDFKEILQSQSLKVRDINGTREVPLALVSTDIKETIIGSKLIVIPLPAVAQQSVAKQIAPYLEDGQVIFLPPGTFGSYIMAKTLIEEGCKAEVTFAETGTLPYLARKHDASTVSISGRATRLPTGIFPAERSAYAFEILTKAYPSIEPIEDALSGALMNAGPIIHPPLIIMNAGPIEHFDRWDIHNEGTQPAIRRIHDALDAERIAIREALGYSAPHFPLADHYNPEGEEWMYGNGAHEKLVDGKDWFEGLDLQNHRYMREDIACGLAFLVSLGDWLKIPTPTATGLLAIASGIVSENLRKNGRTIENLGLDHLSQAQMKTLLQAGIGVSV; encoded by the coding sequence ATGGAGGTTACTGTTATTGGCGGAGGAAACGGTTGTTTTGCGGCAGCTGCAGATTTAGCTGAGAAAGGGCACCATGTTAGATGGTGGAGAAGAACAGCTGAGGATTTTAAAGAAATTTTACAATCTCAAAGTTTAAAGGTGCGAGATATTAATGGAACACGTGAGGTTCCGCTTGCATTAGTAAGTACAGATATTAAAGAAACGATTATAGGCTCTAAATTGATCGTGATTCCGTTGCCGGCAGTTGCTCAACAGTCGGTTGCCAAGCAAATAGCACCTTATTTAGAGGATGGGCAGGTAATCTTTTTACCTCCTGGTACGTTTGGCAGCTATATTATGGCTAAAACCTTAATAGAAGAAGGTTGTAAAGCGGAAGTCACATTCGCTGAAACAGGAACTCTGCCGTACTTAGCAAGAAAGCATGATGCTAGTACTGTATCTATTTCTGGTCGAGCTACACGACTGCCAACAGGTATATTTCCTGCAGAGCGTTCAGCATATGCATTTGAAATACTAACAAAGGCTTATCCATCAATTGAGCCAATTGAGGATGCTTTATCTGGTGCACTTATGAATGCAGGTCCAATTATTCATCCACCGCTGATCATTATGAACGCGGGACCAATTGAACATTTTGATCGCTGGGATATTCATAATGAGGGAACGCAGCCCGCAATCAGACGGATCCATGATGCTTTGGATGCAGAACGTATTGCGATTCGTGAGGCACTAGGTTATAGTGCTCCACATTTCCCACTAGCGGACCACTATAATCCAGAGGGTGAGGAATGGATGTATGGCAATGGGGCACACGAGAAATTAGTAGATGGAAAGGATTGGTTTGAAGGTCTTGATTTACAAAATCATCGCTATATGCGTGAAGATATCGCATGCGGGTTAGCATTTTTAGTTTCACTTGGTGATTGGTTGAAAATCCCGACTCCAACTGCTACAGGTTTATTAGCCATCGCGTCAGGCATCGTTAGTGAAAACTTACGGAAGAACGGCCGGACAATAGAAAACCTTGGTCTTGACCATTTAAGTCAAGCACAAATGAAGACCTTATTACAGGCCGGAATTGGGGTATCTGTATGA
- a CDS encoding class II aldolase/adducin family protein: MGNEEYVHALEFKSIEEERLYRKTRLAGAFRLFSKFGFDEGLAGHITVRDPEYTDHFWVNPFAVHFSLIKVSDLVLVNDQGAVVEGTRPVNKAALAIHIPIHQARPDAIAAAHTHGVYGKTWSSLGRLLDPITQDACAFYNDHAVFTDYSGVVYEEEEGKRIAQTLGNKKALILQNHGLLTVGGSVEEAAWWYISMERCCQSQLMAEAAGVPKLISPENADIALQQVGSSWAGEVQFNLLYEKIVKEQPDLLD; the protein is encoded by the coding sequence ATGGGGAATGAGGAATATGTTCATGCGCTAGAGTTTAAGTCTATTGAGGAAGAGCGACTGTATCGAAAAACGAGGTTAGCGGGAGCTTTTCGCTTATTTTCTAAATTCGGTTTTGATGAAGGACTAGCCGGACATATTACAGTTCGGGATCCGGAATATACCGATCATTTCTGGGTAAATCCATTTGCTGTTCATTTTAGTTTAATTAAGGTTTCGGACTTGGTTCTTGTCAATGATCAAGGAGCTGTGGTGGAGGGAACACGACCAGTTAATAAGGCTGCTTTAGCGATTCATATCCCTATTCATCAAGCTCGTCCTGATGCTATAGCTGCAGCGCATACCCATGGAGTGTATGGAAAAACTTGGTCTTCACTTGGAAGATTATTAGATCCAATCACCCAGGATGCTTGTGCGTTTTATAACGATCATGCTGTTTTTACAGACTATTCAGGAGTTGTTTATGAGGAAGAAGAAGGAAAGCGAATTGCCCAAACTTTGGGAAATAAAAAAGCACTTATTTTGCAAAATCACGGTTTACTTACTGTTGGGGGATCTGTAGAGGAAGCAGCATGGTGGTATATCAGTATGGAAAGATGTTGTCAATCACAGTTAATGGCAGAAGCAGCGGGTGTTCCGAAACTGATCAGTCCAGAAAATGCTGATATTGCCTTACAACAAGTAGGTTCAAGCTGGGCAGGGGAAGTGCAGTTTAACCTTTTATACGAGAAAATTGTGAAAGAGCAACCCGATTTACTTGATTAA